In the genome of Phycisphaerae bacterium, one region contains:
- a CDS encoding acetyltransferase, whose product MDRVFLHDRKPCVIVGAGGHGRVVLDILIRARQHKVIGFLDSNPAIHGRRMDGVPILGDMSALPDLKRQGVAGAIVAIGDNGVRRGFADEIEAMGIDLINAVHPSANLAHNVRIGRNVVIAAGALVCAHCQIGDSVILNTGCIVDHESMIGTAAHICPGARLAGRVTVEAGAFVGIGATVLQGLRIGCEAIVGGGAVVIRDVEPMTTVVGVPARSIREVPGYEEFAEVMTPAPLRGLPTTPVGAGRP is encoded by the coding sequence ATGGACCGAGTTTTTCTCCATGATCGCAAGCCTTGTGTGATTGTCGGGGCCGGTGGCCACGGGCGTGTGGTCCTGGACATACTCATCCGGGCCCGGCAGCACAAGGTAATTGGCTTCCTCGACTCGAATCCGGCGATTCACGGTCGGCGAATGGATGGGGTCCCCATTCTGGGGGACATGTCGGCGTTGCCTGATCTCAAGCGTCAGGGGGTGGCGGGGGCAATCGTGGCGATCGGCGATAACGGCGTGCGTCGGGGCTTCGCCGACGAAATCGAGGCGATGGGAATCGATCTGATCAACGCGGTGCACCCGTCGGCCAACCTGGCTCACAACGTCCGGATCGGGCGCAACGTGGTGATTGCCGCCGGGGCTCTGGTTTGCGCCCATTGCCAGATCGGCGACTCGGTCATTCTGAACACCGGCTGCATCGTGGATCACGAGTCGATGATCGGAACCGCCGCCCATATTTGTCCCGGCGCCCGGCTGGCGGGGCGCGTGACGGTCGAGGCGGGGGCTTTTGTGGGCATAGGGGCGACCGTTCTGCAGGGACTTCGAATCGGTTGCGAGGCCATCGTTGGCGGGGGGGCGGTAGTCATTCGTGACGTCGAGCCGATGACCACGGTGGTAGGCGTGCCGGCCCGCAGCATCCGCGAGGTTCCCGGTTACGAGGAGTTCGCGGAAGTGATGACGCCGGCGCCATTGCGAGGTCTCCCGACGACACCCGTTGGGGCCGGACGGCCCTGA